A single window of Pyrus communis chromosome 10, drPyrComm1.1, whole genome shotgun sequence DNA harbors:
- the LOC137748386 gene encoding protein N-terminal asparagine amidohydrolase-like, with product MIFVDGQLSTTGSSASPQGRDILVALLEHPALVEASASFKAIPKRRFSVVEATPPGKWVYLFQREYATVDPAFVDFVGTDEATTCIGVAIQNPRNGMTSVAHMDSPNIVDMGLSQMLSLLVDHNKDMELDVHLVGGFEDVSTNHGNDNTKSESQENMDGYSFPLGAKIVETLWKRPEKFHIRTLCILGHNTRRDPEGNTYPNFNGFMVGTSNGSITPAIFDKTSRCPDEVVRRIRVSVSYKDPSWTGRLLETYDTQTDRFKIAPCCWTLQQLHFALLLQHYSDSEILIMCSTSPSAESPDFVANMRRHWDYLIKHPDWRETFPMKQPRIFERTAEGGWRKPQGSDTLISRSF from the exons ATGATCTTTGTTGATGGGCAACTCTCTACCACAGGCTCTTCTGCATCGCCTCAG GGACGGGATATTCTGGTTGCTCTATTGGAACACCCTGCTTTGGTAGAAGCCTCAGCTTCGTTCAAGGCTATCCCGAAGAGGAGATTCTCAGTTGTGGAGGCAACGCCACCCGGTAAATGGGTTTATTTGTTCCAGAGAGAATATGCAACTGTTGATCCGGCATTTGTGGAT TTTGTTGGAACTGATGAAGCAACGACCTGTATCGGTGTGGCCATTCAAAATCCGAGAAATGGAAT GACCTCAGTTGCTCATATGGATTCTCCAAACATTGTGGATATGGGTCTGTCCCAGATGTTGTCACTCCTTGTTGACCATAACAAGGACATGGAGTTAGAT GTGCATCTAGTCGGTGGATTTGAAGATGTTTCAACTAAT CATGGTAACGACAACACTAAATCAGAAAGTCAGGAAAACATGGATGGTTATTCCTTTCCCTTAGGTGCCAAAATTGTTGAAACTTTATGGAAGAGACCAGAGAAATTCCACATACGTACTCTCTGCATTCTTGGGCATAACACTAGAAGGGATCCCGAGGGAAACACGTACCCCAACTTCAATGGGTTCATG GTAGGAACTTCCAATGGATCTATTACCCCAGCTATCTTTGACAAAACCTCAAGATGTCCTGATGAAGTTGTCAGGAGAATTCGAGTTTCTGTATCATACAAGGACCCTAGTTGGACAGGAAGGTTACTGGAAACATATGATACTCAAACTGATCGATTCAAGATAGCTCCATGTTGCTG GACACTGCAGCAGTTACACTTTGCTTTATTATTACAACATTATTCTGATTCAGAAATCCTCATCATGTGTTCTACTTCACCTTCTGCTGAGAGCCCAGATTTTGTGGCGAATATGAGAAG GCATTGGGACTACCTAATCAAACACCCAGATTGGAGAGAAACCTTTCCTATGAAGCAGCCACGCATATTTGAGAGGACTGCCGAAGGAGGCTGGAGAAAGCCACAAGGTTCTGATACATTAATCAGTAGGAGTTTCTAG
- the LOC137748812 gene encoding S-adenosyl-L-methionine-dependent uroporphyrinogen III methyltransferase, chloroplastic-like, producing MALVSRTQSLSAFSSSSTHFRKPHSASSFNPISSLRFNSSSSNSSSSSPFTEKTSVQRYQRDRWLYQNQPLEFHQPLPTPCCSLPPDFNSLRENDIALQLPELRKLLQVLREKRHTEGDRGSCGPGNVFLVGTGPGDPELLTMKAYRVIQTADLLLYDRLVSNDVLELVASGARLLYVGKTAGYHSRTQEEIHELLLSFAEAGANVVRLKGGDPLVFGRGGEEMDFLRQQGIEVNVIPGITAASGIAANLGIPLTHRGVANSVRFLTGHSRKGGTDPLFVAENAADHDSTLVVYMGLSTLPSLAQKLVHHGLLPNTPAVAVERGTTPQQRMVFAELKDLADEIVSAELVSPALIIIGKVVALSPLWPYASKEVSSVVEAL from the exons ATGGCTCTTGTGAGTCGGACTCAATCTCTCTCtgccttctcttcttcctccaccCATTTCAGGAAACCCCATTCAGCCTCCTCCTTCAACCCCATTTCTTCTTTACGCTTCAACTCCTCTTCTTCCAATTCGTCCTCCTCCTCACCTTTTACCGAGAAGACTTCTGTCCAGAGGTACCAGCGAGACCGCTGGCTTTACCAGAACCAGCCATTGGAATTTCACCAACCCTTACCCACCCCCTGCTGCTCTCTCCCGCCCGATTTTAATTCTCTGAGGGAAAACGACATCGCTTTGCAGCTACCCGAGCTCAGGAAGCTGCTTCAGGTGCTCAGAGAAAAGAGGCACACAGAAGGTGACCGAGGCAGTTGTGGGCCCGGCAATGTCTTCCTGGTCGGTACAGGGCCTGGGGACCCTGAGCTCCTCACAATGAAGGCTTACAGAGTAATTCAGACTGCTGACTTGTTGCTGTATGATAGGTTGGTGTCCAATGATGTCTTGGAATTGGTTGCCTCTGGTGCTAGACTTCTATATGTGGGTAAGACTGCTGGGTACCATAGCAGAACCCAG GAAGAGATACATGAATTGTTACTCAGTTTTGCCGAAGCTGGAGCTAATGTTGTGAGACTAAAAGGAGGGGATCCACTG GTGTTTGGAAGGGGTGGAGAGGAGATGGATTTTCTGCGACAACAAGGAATTGAAGTTAACGTTATTCCAG GTATTACTGCTGCTTCAGGGATAGCAGCAAATCTAGGGATTCCATTAACTCATCGAGGTGTTGCAAATAGTGTCAGATTTCTCACCGGCCACTCCAGGAAGGGCGGAACAGATCCTCTATTTGTGGCTGAGAATGCAGCTGACCATGATTCAACCTTGGTGGTTTACATGGGTTTGTCGACTCTCCCTTCTCTTGCTCAAAAGTTGGTGCATCATGGTCTACTACCAAATACACCGGCTGTTGCAGTTGAGCGAGGTACCACACCTCAACAACGCATG GTTTTTGCAGAACTGAAGGATCTTGCGGATGAAATTGTATCAGCAGAGTTAGTATCACCAGCGTTGATCATCATTGGGAAAGTAGTGGCACTTTCACCGTTGTGGCCATATGCTTCAAAGGAAGTCTCCTCTGTTGTAGAAGCACTATAG